TTGACGTCCTAATAATCTAACGTGTTTATAGCAAATGTCTCTCCGAGATGGGTATTGCGTAGATTATTTGAAGTGAAGGGTTTCCATAGTTTTTAGATCATTAAGTTTTCATTCTCTTCAGACCAGTGTCAGACCCAGGATGCCAAATGAGATCAGGAGCGCTAAAGGTGATGaaaataaagcaatgattaggGTTTAAACAAACATGGCTGCTTTAAAGGGatatgtcagtacctcatacaaacacacacacacacacacacagttgttccagacagaaaaaaacccactcgTCTTTTATTCTTACCTTGCATCAGCGTTTGCTGGAAAGTGATGCCATGGTTACTAGGATTTGCGGTCGTAGTCGTGGTATTGCTGTTGGTGGTGTTGGAAATGGTATTTGTGACGGTGGCATTAGGGTTTGCCAGATCTATAACGTTGCTCTTAAATTGGAGGTTGGGGCTTCCCAGATCATCGGTACCTGAGCGAACGGAGAAAAGAACCAAAACGTTTTAGCGCGATAACACAATGTAGATATTTTATGTGCCTCTGTGAATATAAGCTTACTGCTGTTGAAAGGTCCAGTGGAGATTGCCACCGTGACTCCCGCAGCTCTCGTCTGTGCAGTTATTGCATCGGCAACAAATGTACACTGGATTTTGTTTCCGTTGACGCTGCCTTTCACAGAGCCCACGTTcctctgtagagaaaaaaacaacaacaaagtagACTGAGTTTTTAGCTATTCAAAAGCTTGAATGAATTATTTTTGAGATTTAGGTCAGGTTTTTTGAATTGCGGTTGAATGGGGCTACTCTCACAAAAGTGGCATCTCGTAAAAGCCGTACTAGCTCAAGTCTATGAAGTCTTAAGAGTGTGTTTgcctctttatttctttggtgTAAGCGACACTCACCTCTGCCCGAGTCAGCTGGCCATTGTTGAGGACAGTAGAGAAGAATTTAACTTTGCCATTGTTGTTTGCGCACACATAGGTCGTGTCGTTGTTTCCCTGTGGTGGAGAACCAGAAACGACACATTTAGACGGATGACTTGACAGCAAACTACCACGTTGGATTGACACAAACGTTGCCGCTTTCATGAGCGATAGACGACGTACCACTGTTTCGTCGGTCGAGAGGCTGACAGCAATGTAGCCCTCCGACTCCCCCGAGAGGCCAAAGGTGAAGTTGTTGCCATTTTGTGTCTCGGCTGACAGAAAGTAACAACTTGAATCTTGCGAGGGGTCGCAGTCCGCAGGCTCAGATGCACAAAGCTCTTCGGTCCCACATTGTGTTCGAGTAATGGACGTCtgcaagagagacagaagacatTTGAGTGCACGAGAAGGATAAAGCGCATTTTGAAATAGTCCGGCCCCAAAACTGAACCAATGCCACTGATGTGACAAACGCTATGTCTTTAAAGTCTTTAGTTAAAAGTAGGGATGAGATTATCACGATTTGATCATATTCTACTTGGATGTTGGTCACTGCTTACGTTAAGAGTTTCCACTGTGATGTTGGCAACCACTGAGGGAGCTTCCGttgca
The nucleotide sequence above comes from Solea senegalensis isolate Sse05_10M linkage group LG3, IFAPA_SoseM_1, whole genome shotgun sequence. Encoded proteins:
- the si:cabz01007794.1 gene encoding putative ferric-chelate reductase 1 isoform X2, which produces MDNRLVLTVLFVALSWMAMMTDATTTAAPATTSHNTSTHNMTSPMPPHNMTSPMPPHNMTSPMPPHNMTSPMAPHNMTSPMAPHNMSTPMPVNDTSTPMPTTAAPATEAPSVVANITVETLNTSITRTQCGTEELCASEPADCDPSQDSSCYFLSAETQNGNNFTFGLSGESEGYIAVSLSTDETVGNNDTTYVCANNNGKVKFFSTVLNNGQLTRAERNVGSVKGSVNGNKIQCTFVADAITAQTRAAGVTVAISTGPFNSSTDDLGSPNLQFKSNVIDLANPNATVTNTISNTTNSNTTTTTANPSNHGITFQQTLMQALLISFGILGLTLV
- the si:cabz01007794.1 gene encoding putative ferric-chelate reductase 1 isoform X1 produces the protein MDNRLVLTVLFVALSWMAMMTDATTTAAPATTSHNTSTHNMTSPMPPHNMTSPMPPHNMTSPMPPHNMTSPMAPHNMTSPMAPHNMSTPMPVNDTSTPMPVNDTSTPMPTTAAPATEAPSVVANITVETLNTSITRTQCGTEELCASEPADCDPSQDSSCYFLSAETQNGNNFTFGLSGESEGYIAVSLSTDETVGNNDTTYVCANNNGKVKFFSTVLNNGQLTRAERNVGSVKGSVNGNKIQCTFVADAITAQTRAAGVTVAISTGPFNSSTDDLGSPNLQFKSNVIDLANPNATVTNTISNTTNSNTTTTTANPSNHGITFQQTLMQALLISFGILGLTLV